One Perca flavescens isolate YP-PL-M2 chromosome 9, PFLA_1.0, whole genome shotgun sequence genomic window carries:
- the LOC114561040 gene encoding complement factor H-related protein 3-like isoform X1, with protein sequence MRLFHLLWLFILLLNSESSLQQNDTCPKPEVPNGFAVGPYNNTIYYSCNEGFKLFTNNGWWAEAKCNDSQLQQCIENTKCGETPVIPNGKVVLPQRPGLRQIHARITCNTGYSPNVNYLSCHEGEWTSNKISPNDICTPTAKLCKPPPKVEYAVVRTSYQMEYLSDSPVTYQCRDHYHMEGEHTILCNDGEWEEKNVTCTQITCDRKDIPEADIVLNNKQRYSYNEQVGYRCKDGYQEEFTLTCGGDGWIGRSTCKGCRSPPPLTDGDIKDTVKTDYSHQERVEFMCQNYYTMEGGPHRTCINGEWTGQIKCLKPCTVDRPLMNRYNISFKYTYDDKLYSAHNDNITFTCTEGHSPTGTLSMRQQCIEGVMNLPTCQ encoded by the exons ATACATGTCCAAAGCCTGAAGTTCCAAATGGATTTGCAGTTGGCCCATACAACAACACAATATACTACAGCTGCAATGAAGGTTTTAAGCTTTTCACCAACAACGGCTGGTGGGCTGAGGCCAAATGTAATGACAGTCAACTTCAACAATGCATCG AGAACACAAAGTGTGGAGAAACTCCTGTGATTCCAAATGGGAAAGTGGTACTTCCACAAAGGCCAGGCCTAAGGCAAATCCATGCTAGGATTACTTGTAACACAGGATACAGCCCTAACGTTAACTACTTAAGTTGTCACGAGGGAGAATGGACGTCAAATAAAATATCACCCAACGATATTTGTACAC CAACTGCCAAGCTCTGCAAACCCCCACCTAAAGTTGAGTATGCAGTTGTTCGGACATCTTATCAGATGGAATACTTGTCTGACTCTCCAGTGACTTATCAGTGCCGTGATCACTATCATATGGAGGGAGAACACACGATTCTATGCAATGATGGGGAATGGGAGGAGAAGAACGTAACATGCACAC aaataacATGTGACAGAAAGGATATCCCAGAGGCAGATATTGTTCTCAATAACAAGCAGAGATACAGCTACAATGAACAGGTCGGTTATCGCTGCAAGGATGGTTATCAAGAAGAATTCACTCTAACCTGTGGAGGAGATGGTTGGATCGGGAGGTCAACGTGTAAAG gCTGTAGGAGTCCACCACCTCTCACAGATGGAGACATCAAGGACACCGTGAAAACTGATTACAGCCATCAAGAAAGGGTTGAATTCATGTGTCAAAATTACTACACCATGGAGGGTGGGCCTCACAGAACCTGCATCAATGGTGAATGGACCGGACAGATCAAATGCCTCA AACCCTGTACTGTGGATAGACCCCTCATGAACAGATATAATATTTCCTTCAAATATACTTATGACGATAAGCTGTATTCAGCCCATAATGATAATATCACGTTCACTTGTACTGAAGGTCATAGTCCTACCGGCACATTGTCCATGCGTCAGCAATGTATTGAGGGTGTGATGAACCTGCCCACTTGTCAGTAA
- the LOC114561040 gene encoding complement factor H-related protein 3-like isoform X2: MRLFHLLWLFILLLNSESSLQNDTCPKPEVPNGFAVGPYNNTIYYSCNEGFKLFTNNGWWAEAKCNDSQLQQCIENTKCGETPVIPNGKVVLPQRPGLRQIHARITCNTGYSPNVNYLSCHEGEWTSNKISPNDICTPTAKLCKPPPKVEYAVVRTSYQMEYLSDSPVTYQCRDHYHMEGEHTILCNDGEWEEKNVTCTQITCDRKDIPEADIVLNNKQRYSYNEQVGYRCKDGYQEEFTLTCGGDGWIGRSTCKGCRSPPPLTDGDIKDTVKTDYSHQERVEFMCQNYYTMEGGPHRTCINGEWTGQIKCLKPCTVDRPLMNRYNISFKYTYDDKLYSAHNDNITFTCTEGHSPTGTLSMRQQCIEGVMNLPTCQ, translated from the exons atgagaCTCTTTCACCTTCTTTGGCTTTTTATCCTGTTACTGAACAGTGAGTCATCTTTACAGAATG ATACATGTCCAAAGCCTGAAGTTCCAAATGGATTTGCAGTTGGCCCATACAACAACACAATATACTACAGCTGCAATGAAGGTTTTAAGCTTTTCACCAACAACGGCTGGTGGGCTGAGGCCAAATGTAATGACAGTCAACTTCAACAATGCATCG AGAACACAAAGTGTGGAGAAACTCCTGTGATTCCAAATGGGAAAGTGGTACTTCCACAAAGGCCAGGCCTAAGGCAAATCCATGCTAGGATTACTTGTAACACAGGATACAGCCCTAACGTTAACTACTTAAGTTGTCACGAGGGAGAATGGACGTCAAATAAAATATCACCCAACGATATTTGTACAC CAACTGCCAAGCTCTGCAAACCCCCACCTAAAGTTGAGTATGCAGTTGTTCGGACATCTTATCAGATGGAATACTTGTCTGACTCTCCAGTGACTTATCAGTGCCGTGATCACTATCATATGGAGGGAGAACACACGATTCTATGCAATGATGGGGAATGGGAGGAGAAGAACGTAACATGCACAC aaataacATGTGACAGAAAGGATATCCCAGAGGCAGATATTGTTCTCAATAACAAGCAGAGATACAGCTACAATGAACAGGTCGGTTATCGCTGCAAGGATGGTTATCAAGAAGAATTCACTCTAACCTGTGGAGGAGATGGTTGGATCGGGAGGTCAACGTGTAAAG gCTGTAGGAGTCCACCACCTCTCACAGATGGAGACATCAAGGACACCGTGAAAACTGATTACAGCCATCAAGAAAGGGTTGAATTCATGTGTCAAAATTACTACACCATGGAGGGTGGGCCTCACAGAACCTGCATCAATGGTGAATGGACCGGACAGATCAAATGCCTCA AACCCTGTACTGTGGATAGACCCCTCATGAACAGATATAATATTTCCTTCAAATATACTTATGACGATAAGCTGTATTCAGCCCATAATGATAATATCACGTTCACTTGTACTGAAGGTCATAGTCCTACCGGCACATTGTCCATGCGTCAGCAATGTATTGAGGGTGTGATGAACCTGCCCACTTGTCAGTAA